One stretch of Bradyrhizobium canariense DNA includes these proteins:
- the shc gene encoding squalene--hopene cyclase yields MKILMHSKDFASREAFAAKPGRLSQSIVAAIDWLKRTQDPAGFWVGMVESNSAIEAEWLLASHFLKFPLPSEDAIVKALLQRQRPDGSWGIYPGAPDGDVNSTIEVYAALRAKGFEPQCDELVRARAWILAHDGIRKIRVFTKYWLAMLGVWPWEHTPNLPPEIIRLPVWFPFSIYNFAQWARATLMPLTIVSARRPFWPLPDGSKLEELFPCPYHEFDFSTPAKPAGVFSLEWLFRKIDRALHKAQDWKLIPFRETTIKICLEWIIRHQDADGGWGGIQPPWIYGLIALVNEGYTLDHPVVAKGISALAAHWSYERNGATHIQASESPVWDTILALLALHEAGVGSSTPEVRKALEWVLNQQVLVPGDWSIKIKNVRPGGWAFERANIHYPDVDDTAVALLVLGKLRTTAGGLRDRIERAIELGVEWTLAMQCQNGGWAAFDRDNNKEIICKIPFCNFGEAIDPPSVDVTGHVIEAFAALGYDKTHPAIARALAYVKREQEEEGSWFGRWGVNHIYGTAAVLPALKAVGEDMTQPFARRAVDWIMSRQNNDGGWGETCASYMDPELRGRGASTPSQTAWGIMCLQSVPPNAEINDAIERGIGYLCSNQKEDGTWDEDYYTATGFPGYGIGVRTKSTATELAERLQQGTELSRGFMLSFNMYRHYFPLLALARAATAPGR; encoded by the coding sequence ATGAAAATCCTGATGCATTCCAAAGACTTTGCGAGCCGTGAGGCTTTCGCAGCGAAACCGGGTCGCTTATCGCAGTCCATAGTGGCGGCGATCGACTGGCTGAAGAGAACCCAGGACCCGGCGGGGTTCTGGGTGGGAATGGTCGAGTCAAATTCGGCAATTGAGGCCGAGTGGCTCCTCGCAAGTCATTTCCTCAAATTCCCGCTGCCGTCTGAAGACGCGATCGTCAAAGCGCTGCTACAGCGACAGCGACCGGATGGTTCGTGGGGAATTTATCCCGGCGCCCCCGACGGTGACGTCAATTCCACGATCGAGGTGTATGCGGCCTTGAGGGCGAAAGGCTTTGAACCGCAATGCGATGAGCTCGTGCGCGCCCGTGCCTGGATATTGGCGCACGATGGCATTCGAAAAATCAGAGTGTTTACGAAATATTGGCTGGCGATGTTGGGGGTCTGGCCCTGGGAGCACACGCCCAACCTGCCGCCTGAGATTATCCGATTGCCGGTCTGGTTTCCGTTCAGCATCTATAATTTCGCACAATGGGCGCGCGCCACCCTGATGCCTTTGACCATCGTTTCGGCGCGCAGACCGTTTTGGCCATTGCCGGACGGGAGCAAGCTTGAAGAGCTTTTCCCTTGTCCTTACCACGAGTTTGACTTTTCAACCCCCGCAAAACCCGCCGGGGTTTTCTCGTTGGAGTGGCTTTTTCGGAAGATCGATCGCGCCCTTCACAAGGCGCAGGACTGGAAATTGATCCCGTTTCGAGAGACCACGATCAAGATCTGTCTAGAGTGGATTATCCGGCATCAGGATGCAGACGGCGGCTGGGGCGGGATTCAACCACCCTGGATCTATGGATTGATCGCTTTGGTCAACGAAGGCTACACCCTAGATCATCCAGTCGTTGCGAAAGGCATATCGGCTCTCGCGGCCCATTGGAGCTACGAACGGAACGGCGCCACGCACATTCAGGCGAGCGAATCCCCGGTGTGGGATACTATCCTTGCGCTCCTCGCACTTCACGAGGCCGGCGTCGGATCAAGCACGCCCGAAGTCCGTAAAGCGCTGGAATGGGTGCTCAACCAACAGGTCCTTGTCCCTGGAGACTGGTCCATCAAGATCAAGAATGTCCGCCCCGGCGGTTGGGCTTTCGAACGAGCAAATATTCACTATCCCGACGTTGACGATACCGCTGTGGCCCTTCTCGTGCTCGGAAAGTTGAGGACGACCGCGGGTGGATTGCGGGACCGGATCGAACGCGCAATTGAACTCGGCGTTGAATGGACGCTGGCTATGCAATGCCAAAATGGCGGGTGGGCGGCCTTCGATAGAGACAATAACAAGGAAATCATCTGCAAGATTCCCTTTTGCAACTTTGGCGAGGCAATCGATCCGCCGAGCGTCGACGTCACTGGGCACGTAATAGAGGCGTTTGCCGCGCTCGGCTATGACAAGACGCACCCGGCGATCGCCAGAGCATTGGCTTACGTCAAGCGGGAGCAGGAGGAAGAAGGAAGCTGGTTCGGGCGCTGGGGCGTCAACCATATCTATGGCACAGCCGCTGTCCTGCCCGCCCTGAAAGCCGTCGGTGAGGACATGACTCAGCCATTTGCGCGCCGAGCCGTGGACTGGATCATGTCACGGCAGAATAACGATGGTGGCTGGGGTGAAACTTGCGCTTCCTACATGGACCCCGAGCTGCGCGGCCGGGGCGCCAGCACGCCATCACAGACGGCCTGGGGAATCATGTGCCTGCAGTCGGTCCCTCCAAATGCCGAGATCAATGACGCCATTGAAAGAGGCATTGGTTATCTCTGCTCCAATCAGAAGGAGGATGGCACCTGGGACGAAGATTACTATACCGCGACCGGATTCCCGGGATACGGCATCGGGGTGCGCACCAAGTCGACCGCAACTGAACTCGCCGAGCGTCTCCAACAGGGAACAGAGCTGTCTCGCGGATTCATGCTGAGCTTCAACATGTATCGACATTATTTCCCTCTTCTTGCCCTGGCCAGAGCCGCCACTGCTCCCGGTCGTTGA
- a CDS encoding UbiX family flavin prenyltransferase, with protein MPLLIGMTGASGAVLGKRLLEILGALGITTHLVMSRSAEITIANETDFKIADIKALATHVHAARDIAASIASGSFRTRGMIVAPCSVRSMSEIASGVTSSLLTRAADVTLKERRRLVLMVRETPLHLGHLRTLTQLAEMGAIIAPPVPAFYARPADLAEMVDHTVGRVLDLFDIDAGTVRRWSR; from the coding sequence ATGCCGCTCCTCATCGGCATGACCGGCGCGTCCGGCGCAGTATTGGGCAAGCGGCTCCTGGAGATTCTCGGTGCACTCGGCATCACGACCCACCTCGTGATGTCGAGGTCGGCCGAGATCACCATCGCGAACGAGACCGACTTCAAGATCGCAGACATTAAAGCGCTGGCCACGCATGTGCATGCGGCCCGTGACATTGCTGCCAGTATCGCGTCCGGTTCTTTCCGCACACGCGGTATGATCGTCGCTCCATGTTCGGTCCGCAGCATGTCCGAGATCGCCAGCGGCGTCACCTCAAGCTTGCTGACACGAGCCGCGGACGTAACTCTAAAGGAGCGCCGCCGCCTGGTTCTCATGGTGCGGGAAACGCCGCTTCATCTCGGTCATCTGCGAACCCTGACCCAGCTCGCGGAAATGGGCGCGATCATCGCGCCACCGGTGCCCGCCTTCTACGCCCGCCCCGCCGATCTGGCGGAGATGGTCGATCATACGGTTGGCCGAGTGCTCGACTTGTTCGATATCGACGCGGGCACAGTCAGGCGCTGGTCGCGGTGA